GCTTACAAAGCCAATGTCAAAATTAACTCAGAGAAGACTCCTAAAGCAGCTGGTGAGAAATTCTTGAGTGTCTTACATGAGAATTAAGTTATAggtttaataaataatatagtGTTTCTTCGGATAGTGGTATTTATGATGGTTGCTGCAAAAgtactttttcatttgacAATATGATTTTGAACTACAAAAGTGTTATGGCTTGACTTTATTTACCAAAGACCCAATATCATACATATTGCGAAAGAGCAATTTAGTATGACTAGCATGTTTTATGTAATACTTTAAATTATAGCTCAGATGTTGAGTGCATATTAATTGGTTCAAAATTAGAATTATGATAATGAGGTTAAATTGCAGAAATTGCGTATATGGCATAATATTTAACCGAACACACGCTTGTACGACGATGTACGATTTTGAATACTTCTGcgaatgaataaataatagcTAGTTGGTCATACGCAATAAAGTGTAACATCTATACTTGATGATCCTGGCTAGTAAATGTAAATTCATCActaataagaaaaattttgcgTTTTCGTGGAGGTTTAATCAGATGGgttacaaaattttaaactgTTTTAAAGGATGATCAAAAGTActaaatcaatttattcaataaaaaacagCAAACGAAATGATACAAATAAACACTGGCTAAATAACAATAGGGTTAGAGAGTACGAAGCCaaagtctttttttgtgacaaaaattttaatccTTCTCATAATTGTTAATGTCAATGGTACTTTTATAATCCATTCAACTGTGCCTATAAGGAGTGTCTAGGATAGAGTATATACAAGGAGACTGTGTTTCACCTCCGTATTTTTATCCTTACGACAATATACAATTCACTCCATTACCAATCCTTTATCAATACGAATATAATGAAATGTTCATTGAGATTGTTTGAGAAGGCGGGCAGGTTGTCTGTAAGGTCACAAACTGTGCAAACCTTTCAACAAAGGATCGTACTCGCCAATGGAGCCTCCTATTTGGTAAATACAACCTTACCCAAGCCATATATACTATCGATAAAGGACATCACCAATATGCCGTTGAATAATCCAAAGGTTAACGCTTTATCTTCTATACGAGGTCAAGAAAGCCGCAGGTCAAAGTTTGAAGAGCGTTACGAAGGACTTTAGTCATTTTATGAGAACAAAGACTTATAACGACAACTTCCGCCTCTtatgttttaaattcatGGAGAAGcgaataaataaatgaatgtTGTATCATGTAAAAAGGTGGCAGTTTGTTGGATTTATAAATTCTctgtattttatttgtccttaaaaatttctaatttacATCCCTCTAATTCACGAAAATCCCATTTTTACCCACATTCAACTTACATAAATCTAAGCTATATATGAAAGATAattaaaagctttttcaaatacaaTTTATAATCATTCTCATTTGCAAACTATtaccaaacaaaaatttattactCTGAAAACTCTTAACTGAGTTCTCAAAATTCGTAACTAGCTCAAAGAAGTAAACataatataattaaaaacatcaaACATTTTGTAGACAAAATGATTTCCAATCATCATATATTTGGTCCGAAAAGGATGCCCATTTCGTCTTGATTCGATATACGCTACCTTTACAGCATGTGACCATGAAAAGATCGCAcacacaaaaaaaaggttgcGATGACTGTAAAGAATAAAACTGGCGTTGTAttgatatatatatagCTGAGGGCAAACGATAACTAGGGTAGGGTTGTGACTACAGACTCAAAGaacaaacaataaaaatacgCACAGATGttcaaatttcaatttattttaacttCAATTACCTTTAATCTGTATCAATCTTCAGTTATTGTGTCAGTAGTCTTCTATTTTGGCTGCGTTTTAGGTACAGGGAatgatttaatttgtaCATAAGAAATATCGTAATACTGtataatgaattaaaactTGCACTGCAAAAGGTGGAAGCATAAAACGCgcgttaaaaaatattacgAGTGATAAGGATAATggttacaaaaaatttgaaaaagtgCTTTGCACAAATTTCTGTACCGTGAAACGATTTGCATCTTGCACTTCGCCTTTTACCAGCTGTCACCATGTCTAAGAGAGCAGCAGAAGAGACAGTTGAGTTTAATAGCAAAAATGGTCCTGGCCAACGCGGCACTGTTGCGGACAATGTCGACACTGAAATGGGTGAATTTGAAGACGCCTACGAAGATGAGATTGAAAGCGAAGAAGAGTATATTGAAGCAGATGGCGAAAAGGATAACGGTatggatgaagaagagCAAAACGATGCACAACCCTCCAAGATTCCCTGGTTACCTGGAGGAAAAATAAACGCTGACGAAAAGCTGGTTGCGGATCCTAGTGTTTACGAAATGCTGCATAATATTCAAGTTAAATGGCCCTTCTTAAGCTTTGATATCCTACAAGACTCTCTTGGAGAGGAGCGTCGTGCTTGGCCTCATCAAATGTATTTAGTTGGCGGCTCTCAAGCTCTTGACAGCAATGATAACGAACTTACGGTTATGAAACTTAGCCAGTTGTACAAGACCCAGCACgatgaaaatgatgatgCTTCCGACAACTCTGATGTTGAAGAAGATCCTATCTTGGAGCATAAATCTATTTCCACGAAAGGAGCTTGTAATCGCGTTCGTTCCGCACGCCGACCTGCAAATTCTTCCAAAGAGTCATTGTTGGCCTCCTTTCATGAGACTGGAAAAGTTCACATTTGGGACATTGCTCCCCATTTGCGTTCTTTGGATTCTCCTGGTGTGATGGTTTCGCGTAAGGAAAATAGTCCGCTTTATACTGTTAATCGTCATAAAACTGAGGGATATGCACTTGACTGGTCTCCCTTTGAATATTCTTTACTTTCTGGTGACAATGCAAATGAGATATTCCTGACGAAGTATAGCAATGGTGGTTGGCAAACTGACTCTTCTCCTTTTCTAAGCCATACTGCTGCTGTCGAAGATCTACAATGGTCTCCTAGTGAAAAGAACGTATTTTCCAGTTGCAGTTGCGATGGCACTTTTCGCATCTGGGATGTCcgaaataaacaaaagacgTCAGCTCTTACCGTCAATGCTCATCCTGGTGTCGACGTTAATGTGTTAAGTTGGAATACACGTGTACCTAATTTATTGGCAACTGGTGCTGATAATGGTGTTTGGAGCGTGTGGGACCTTCGTTCTCTGAAAAGTTCATCCTCAGTTGCAACTCCTGTTGCTTCTTTCAAATGGCACCGTGCTCCTATATACAGTATTGAATGGCATCCTAACGAAGATTCCGTTATTGGTGTCGTTGGTGCGGATAATCAAATTTCATTATGGGATTTATCGGTGGAGcttgatgaagaagaacaaGACAGTCGTGCAGCAGAGGGGTTGCAGGACGTTCCTCCTCAGTTAATGTTTATACACATGGGTCAACAAGAAATCAAGGAAATGCATTGGCATAGGCAAATACCTGGAACGATTGTCTCCACTGCTATGACTGGTATAAATGTGTTTAAAACTATCACTTTTTAGTGcctaatttttcaatgcaAGGGTTTGGTCAAGTAGTTCTTGCTAAATCACtcgttcttttttcatttgagaGTGGTGAAATGTTATCATATTTTGGTTGGTTCGGTTTTGGTGatataaaaagttttttttgatagattataataattatcTTAATTGGAAAGTAGAATCtacttttaaaagcaaattacGCTCTATGTTTGCTAATTTCAAGCGTTATTGTTATAAGTCTGAACGCTTGTGTATTTATGAAAACTGTATCATATGCTTAACGACTGCTTTCCAACTGAGAAGGcaaactatttatttttattaatttgaaaaatagaATTCAATATGATACACAAAGAGTTTTCAAGTTAAATGTAACTTCATATCTGTCTTGAAGTGGAtcttctttccttttcagCATGGAAAGATGCAGAATTTTCCCAACGGAGGTTTTTCACTAAATACACATTATTAGTTTAACAATTTAAATTACTATCCGCATGATTATGCAGTTGATTAATTTGCAAATAGATGTTATTATACAATAACATGCATTTACCACTGAGACCATTAGTCTTCCATCTATACCTCATGCGGTATATATTGTTCAATGCAAGGGTTTGGTTCAAGTAGTTCTTGCTAAATCACtcgttcttttttcatttgagaGTGGTGAAATGTTATCATATTTTGGTTGGTTCGGTTTTGGTGatataaaaagttttttttgatagattataataattatcTTAATTGGAAAGTAGAATCtacttttaaaagcaaattacGCTCTATGTTTGCTAATTTCAAGCGTTATTGTTATAAGTCTGAACGCTTGTGTATTTATGAAAACTGTATCATATGCTTAACGACTGCTTTCCAACTGAGAAGGcaaactatttatttttattaatttgaaaaatagaATTCAATATGATACACAAAGAGTTTTCAAGTTAAATGTAACTTCATATCTGTCTTGAAGTGGAtcttctttccttttcagCATGGAAAGATGCAGAATTTTCCCAACGGAGGTTTTTCACTAAATACACATTATTAGTTTAACAATTTAAATTACTATCCGCATGATTATGCAGTTGATTAATTTGCAAATAGATGTTATTATACAATAACATGCATTTACCACTGAGACCATTAGTCTTCCATCTATACCTCATGCGGTATATATTGATAGTAGAGCACATTCATTGTTAGCACAACAGTTTCTAGCGGAGCTTAGCATACTGCATGTCCTCTTAGATACTCGTCTTTTCCTTCTCTCGAAGATTCCTGAGACTTCGATGGGGGTGGTGTAGGTGGGGGTA
This region of Schizosaccharomyces pombe strain 972h- genome assembly, chromosome: II genomic DNA includes:
- the tam9 gene encoding mitochondrial 54S ribosomal protein bL31m yields the protein MKCSLRLFEKAGRLSVRSQTVQTFQQRIVLANGASYLVNTTLPKPYILSIKDITNMPLNNPKVNALSSIRGQESRRSKFEERYEGL
- the rrb1 gene encoding WD repeat-containing protein Rrb1; protein product: MSKRAAEETVEFNSKNGPGQRGTVADNVDTEMGEFEDAYEDEIESEEEYIEADGEKDNGMDEEEQNDAQPSKIPWLPGGKINADEKLVADPSVYEMLHNIQVKWPFLSFDILQDSLGEERRAWPHQMYLVGGSQALDSNDNELTVMKLSQLYKTQHDENDDASDNSDVEEDPILEHKSISTKGACNRVRSARRPANSSKESLLASFHETGKVHIWDIAPHLRSLDSPGVMVSRKENSPLYTVNRHKTEGYALDWSPFEYSLLSGDNANEIFLTKYSNGGWQTDSSPFLSHTAAVEDLQWSPSEKNVFSSCSCDGTFRIWDVRNKQKTSALTVNAHPGVDVNVLSWNTRVPNLLATGADNGVWSVWDLRSLKSSSSVATPVASFKWHRAPIYSIEWHPNEDSVIGVVGADNQISLWDLSVELDEEEQDSRAAEGLQDVPPQLMFIHMGQQEIKEMHWHRQIPGTIVSTAMTGINVFKTITF